CCGTCCCGATGATCGCGCCGTTCGCCATCGAGAACTGGTTCACGAGCGCGAAGATCGCGCGATATCCGCCGCCGAGATCTTCCGTGCCGCGAAAGCCGAAGAGGTTGGGCGCAAATATGCCGTCGTCGAACTTGACGTTCTTTCCGCCGCCCTCGTTGCTCACATAAGAGACGCCGGCATCGATCAGACCGAACATCGTCACACTGCTTTGTGCCCATGCACCCTGCGCCACGGCGAGAATCGCCACTGCTCCAAACCTGAGTTTCATGCTGTCTCCGTCTTTTTTATGAAAAAGCGAGGCCACCACCTGCTACGTGGCAGGTGCTCGCTCGGTGCTGCACAAGGAATCGCCGTCATTCAGGCGTCGACTACCGGACACCCGAAATATGATTAGATTTACTGATTGATCAATACGATGACCGTCGCATAGAACGGTCCTGCTTGGACTTCATCAAAACACGCGAATCAAGCGCCTCGATAGACGACCCACGCGGCGGCATCCACCTCGACAGCCACGGCCTCCAGCGCCGACCCCGAGCACGGCCCGTCGATACACACGCCATCGTCGAACCGGAACAGCGCGCTGTGATGGGCGCACATCAATACCTGCGACCGGTAACAGGAAACGCTACCCGGCACGAAATCGAGCGGCACCGAGAAGTGCGGGCAACGATTCACATAAGCCCACACGTGCTCGCCGCGTCGCACGACAATCACGGGACGCCCGATACACGCTTCGTCGACGACCCGCGCGCCGCCGTCGGGCACATCG
This window of the Burkholderia lata genome carries:
- a CDS encoding Rieske (2Fe-2S) protein, coding for MDARQLCHFSDVPDGGARVVDEACIGRPVIVVRRGEHVWAYVNRCPHFSVPLDFVPGSVSCYRSQVLMCAHHSALFRFDDGVCIDGPCSGSALEAVAVEVDAAAWVVYRGA